A stretch of Spirosoma oryzicola DNA encodes these proteins:
- the crcB gene encoding fluoride efflux transporter CrcB has protein sequence MRTLLTHPYVLVFAGGGIGSLVRYLAGRFVPATLSGSPFPIAILLVNIVASAVLGAVVGWALGRTTGEDMRLLIGVGFCGGLSTFSSFSNDTVLLLQNGRMGVALLNIGLNVVLCLLASTGGLLVGQKL, from the coding sequence ATGAGAACCCTCCTCACGCATCCTTACGTGCTGGTATTTGCCGGTGGCGGAATCGGTAGTCTGGTACGCTACCTCGCTGGACGGTTTGTTCCGGCAACGTTATCTGGTTCACCGTTTCCAATCGCTATCCTACTCGTTAATATAGTAGCAAGTGCTGTTCTGGGAGCTGTAGTGGGCTGGGCGTTGGGGCGCACGACCGGCGAAGATATGCGCTTGCTGATCGGTGTTGGTTTCTGTGGAGGGTTGAGCACGTTCTCTAGTTTTAGTAACGATACCGTTCTGCTGCTGCAAAATGGTCGGATGGGTGTTGCACTGCTCAACATCGGCTTGAACGTAGTATTGTGCCTGCTGGCTTCAACCGGAGGTTTATTGGTTGGTCAGAAATTATGA
- a CDS encoding APC family permease — MAQNQLKKLLGVGFGVAVTIGGTIGTGILRKPGPIAQDVGNPSLIIAVWLVVGLYALIGSLSVMELGTMLPKAGAWYVYARRAFGNYAGFIIGISSWLGSVSAMAFGAAVMSEYIGLLSPSLVDHQKLIAVSILVAFVAFHSVGVRLASRAQEVMSVLKAVGLLAFVIVCFAVTPDTNTTLSTDTVRPLAEGGIWLGILAALQSVFYTYDGWHTAAYFTEEDVDPSRNLPRSMISGVLLIIGIYILVNLALLYVLPISTLAGSKLPAADAVQLLFGPGSAQVVTFLLMISIMGIINAQIMFNPRVIFAMGRDGLFFQFVTKVNDGGTPINATILTALASILLILTNTYSKLSDIATFFFVLCYAASFAALIRLRQTEPELPRPVRAWGYPFTTWSLLIASLAFLIGVVIGDFSSSLYAIGFIAVSYPIYKLVIR; from the coding sequence ATGGCTCAAAACCAATTAAAAAAACTGTTAGGCGTCGGCTTCGGCGTGGCCGTAACCATCGGCGGAACAATTGGCACCGGCATTTTGCGAAAACCAGGTCCTATTGCTCAAGATGTTGGAAATCCTTCTTTGATTATTGCCGTCTGGCTTGTTGTTGGCTTATACGCGCTTATCGGTTCTTTATCCGTCATGGAGTTGGGAACTATGCTACCCAAAGCCGGAGCCTGGTACGTATACGCCCGCCGGGCGTTTGGCAATTACGCCGGTTTTATCATTGGCATCAGCAGCTGGCTCGGTAGCGTTTCGGCGATGGCCTTCGGTGCAGCGGTTATGAGTGAGTACATCGGCCTGCTTTCTCCTTCGTTGGTCGATCACCAAAAACTAATCGCTGTTAGCATTTTGGTGGCTTTCGTCGCCTTTCACTCCGTTGGTGTTCGTCTGGCGAGTCGGGCGCAGGAGGTTATGAGCGTGCTGAAAGCCGTTGGCTTACTCGCTTTTGTTATCGTTTGTTTCGCTGTAACGCCTGATACGAACACAACCCTTTCGACGGACACGGTTCGACCACTGGCCGAGGGCGGTATCTGGCTGGGTATTTTAGCGGCTTTACAATCCGTTTTCTACACCTACGACGGCTGGCATACGGCGGCTTATTTTACGGAGGAAGATGTAGATCCTAGTCGTAATCTACCCCGGTCTATGATCAGTGGGGTCTTGTTAATTATTGGCATTTACATTCTGGTCAATCTGGCGTTGTTGTATGTGCTGCCCATATCGACGCTGGCGGGCTCGAAGCTACCGGCGGCAGATGCGGTTCAGCTATTATTTGGACCGGGGAGCGCGCAGGTTGTGACGTTCCTGCTGATGATTTCCATTATGGGTATTATCAACGCCCAGATTATGTTTAATCCACGCGTCATTTTCGCGATGGGACGCGATGGGTTGTTTTTTCAGTTCGTTACAAAGGTTAATGACGGTGGTACACCCATCAACGCTACCATTCTGACCGCTTTGGCGTCGATCCTGCTGATTCTGACCAATACCTATAGCAAACTATCGGATATAGCGACGTTTTTCTTTGTGCTATGCTACGCGGCAAGCTTTGCCGCACTGATTCGCTTACGGCAAACGGAGCCAGAATTACCGCGACCGGTCCGTGCATGGGGTTACCCGTTTACAACCTGGTCCCTACTGATTGCATCGCTGGCATTTCTGATCGGTGTCGTTATTGGTGATTTTTCCAGCAGCTTGTACGCGATTGGCTTTATCGCCGTGAGCTACCCGATTTACAAACTGGTTATTCGCTGA
- a CDS encoding D-alanyl-D-alanine carboxypeptidase/D-alanyl-D-alanine-endopeptidase: MTMFKKTALLLFCVGLLLNCSPARRITRDLRTKPAYTDHFTGVALYDPGKQRMLIQHNADKPFIPASNTKLFSFYAGLLSLPDSLPAFRYSIRKGTTQGDSLIFWGTGNPLLLHPDLPDTTLLAFLRNRPEQLYFSAANYNGPRFGAGWAWDDYNDDYSPELASLPLFGNVARFKNGMVSPRRFADSVRVTDQASPNVRRSEFSNQFIRSASVRPSRQDVPFRWSPQLAAQLLADTLHHPITVVNVPVSLDAQLVRGTSTDSLYKRMLQVSDNQFAEQVLFMASAERQPSQLEPLTELRRVADSLRYPAPSAKWVDGSGLSRYNLFTPNTLVDLLKKIAAKVPQKRLFALLPSAGQSGTLRSITTTEKPYIFAKSGSMSGVYNLSGYVLAKRNRTLYFSIMHNNFTQPVSEMRRRTAELLRIIHDQF, from the coding sequence ATGACTATGTTCAAAAAAACGGCTCTACTGCTTTTCTGCGTTGGTTTGCTGCTGAACTGTTCACCGGCTCGGCGCATCACGCGTGATCTTCGTACCAAGCCTGCGTACACCGATCATTTTACGGGTGTCGCCTTGTACGATCCCGGCAAGCAACGGATGTTGATTCAGCATAATGCCGACAAGCCGTTTATCCCCGCGTCGAACACAAAGCTGTTTAGCTTCTACGCTGGGCTTTTGTCATTGCCCGATTCGCTACCGGCGTTTCGCTACAGCATTCGAAAAGGTACGACCCAAGGCGATTCACTGATTTTTTGGGGAACGGGTAATCCGCTTTTGCTACACCCTGATTTGCCGGATACAACGCTACTGGCTTTTCTGCGGAACCGACCGGAACAATTGTATTTTTCGGCGGCTAACTACAACGGCCCGCGTTTTGGAGCGGGCTGGGCCTGGGATGACTACAACGATGATTATTCGCCTGAACTGGCTTCGTTACCTCTTTTTGGCAACGTTGCGCGTTTCAAAAACGGTATGGTGAGTCCTCGCCGGTTTGCCGATAGCGTTCGGGTTACTGATCAGGCCAGTCCGAACGTACGGCGGTCTGAGTTTAGCAACCAGTTTATCCGATCCGCAAGTGTCCGACCAAGTCGGCAGGACGTTCCGTTTCGGTGGTCGCCCCAGTTAGCGGCTCAATTGCTGGCAGATACGCTCCATCATCCGATAACGGTAGTTAACGTGCCGGTGTCGCTGGATGCGCAACTGGTGCGGGGTACATCGACCGATTCACTGTACAAACGAATGTTGCAGGTAAGCGATAACCAGTTTGCCGAGCAAGTACTTTTCATGGCGTCTGCCGAGCGACAACCCAGTCAACTAGAGCCGCTGACTGAATTGCGACGGGTTGCTGATAGTTTGCGTTATCCCGCTCCATCGGCAAAATGGGTAGATGGTTCTGGCTTATCGCGCTATAATCTCTTTACGCCGAACACGCTCGTTGATTTGCTTAAAAAAATCGCGGCCAAAGTACCGCAGAAACGGCTGTTCGCGCTGTTGCCGTCCGCTGGTCAGTCGGGTACGTTACGTTCTATCACCACTACCGAAAAGCCGTACATTTTCGCAAAGTCAGGTTCCATGAGTGGTGTTTATAACCTGAGCGGCTACGTGTTGGCAAAACGAAATCGGACGCTGTATTTCAGTATCATGCATAATAACTTTACGCAGCCTGTCAGTGAAATGCGACGCCGGACAGCCGAATTGCTAAGAATAATCCATGATCAGTTTTGA
- a CDS encoding T9SS type A sorting domain-containing protein — translation MRLGVTSVRVLAIGTALVGSLLANSAVAQQIPKGSGVYEQFVRKLRMDHAAPKTICYKSEQNAFTQIAPPEAFLRARQNPNLRKAATATFLVTYNGFTPEAQKAFQYAVDIWSTLISSPVPIRIQANWVSQSRGVLGSAGPAEIRAGFELDSGGAQKAYGLYPIALAEKIARRELNSPTVPDIKADFNQNNNWYYGIDQRTPAGQSDLVTVVLHEIGHGLGFIGYFGSEGTSGTYLTSPYSSVFDHFIETNQGQRLVAETTTFPDNSIQLFRQLTGDNLFLNGPILRKKTGTRAKLYAPSVFDRGSSLYHLDETTYARSDINSLMTPKIANAEAIHSPGPLVLSFLEDIEWKTTSLLHKKLASTEDDKDAVFRVTVVSDTLLTPGSVRLLYRKSAPTATDTAFTAITPTLVAGSTSTYTYTMPASVAKGDIWYYFRVQDASGRTFTNPGKLPNNVQDLHNVRFGPDNVPPTITYSPTKNFIFNPAVADSLPVNAGISDDRSVAYVNTNIDSVYIDYQVNGVNQPKLPLVLGAFTVDGTPYDSIYSNRIVFPANSLKAGDKITYRIVARDASRAKNQTVSPKTGFYELTVVAPKVPVDRYVNTFQDASAAADFAGYRFGIATPSGFADPAIHSEHPYQNGSDFKAQSNYEYVLLAPVRIKTNPDSAVMRFDEIVLVEPSDAGSEFGKSGFYDYVVVEGSSDNGRTWKPFLTGYNSNNQYNWYAAYNNNLVKGATAQETNSATVGTPALYKRHEFSLLSNGNFKANDQVLIRFRLFADQLAHGWGWAIDNLQIQVPAPPVLANEPISAGTFSVYPNPISSGGVQLEAELIKPVSEVGLSITGATGQMLRQLKLKVSGRKLSEQVDMSQLPMGIYFLKLQTGESVLTQKVIIAR, via the coding sequence ATGCGTTTAGGGGTAACATCAGTACGCGTCCTCGCGATTGGTACAGCGCTGGTCGGTTCGCTGCTGGCAAATTCGGCGGTGGCCCAGCAAATACCAAAGGGGTCAGGCGTCTACGAACAGTTTGTGCGAAAACTCCGGATGGACCATGCTGCCCCCAAAACCATTTGCTATAAATCTGAACAGAACGCCTTTACGCAGATCGCTCCTCCCGAAGCGTTTCTACGGGCTCGCCAGAATCCAAACCTACGGAAAGCGGCTACCGCAACCTTCCTCGTTACGTACAACGGGTTTACGCCCGAAGCGCAAAAAGCCTTTCAATACGCGGTTGACATCTGGAGTACGCTTATTTCATCGCCTGTTCCTATTCGTATTCAGGCCAACTGGGTTTCGCAAAGCCGGGGTGTACTTGGTTCGGCTGGTCCGGCTGAGATCCGGGCGGGTTTTGAATTAGATTCGGGCGGAGCACAGAAGGCCTACGGATTGTACCCGATTGCGCTGGCTGAGAAGATAGCCCGTCGTGAACTGAACAGCCCTACTGTTCCAGACATCAAAGCCGATTTTAACCAGAACAACAACTGGTATTACGGCATAGACCAGCGAACACCCGCCGGACAAAGCGATCTGGTGACGGTCGTTTTACACGAGATAGGTCATGGCCTTGGTTTCATTGGTTATTTCGGCTCGGAAGGAACCAGCGGAACTTACCTGACAAGTCCTTATTCGTCGGTGTTCGATCACTTTATCGAAACTAATCAGGGGCAACGGCTGGTTGCCGAAACGACGACATTTCCCGATAATTCAATCCAGCTATTCCGGCAGCTAACGGGCGACAATCTGTTTTTGAACGGCCCGATTCTACGCAAAAAGACTGGTACGCGTGCCAAGTTGTACGCGCCGTCCGTCTTTGACAGAGGGTCTAGTTTGTATCACTTAGACGAAACAACCTATGCTCGAAGCGATATAAATTCATTAATGACTCCGAAGATTGCGAATGCTGAAGCCATTCACTCGCCCGGCCCGCTGGTTCTGAGTTTCCTGGAAGATATCGAATGGAAAACTACGTCGCTGTTGCACAAAAAGCTGGCTAGTACTGAAGACGATAAAGACGCCGTTTTTCGGGTTACGGTTGTCAGCGATACCCTGCTAACGCCGGGTTCTGTGCGGTTGCTTTATCGGAAATCGGCACCTACCGCCACGGACACGGCCTTCACTGCCATAACGCCGACGCTGGTAGCGGGAAGTACATCGACGTACACGTACACAATGCCCGCCAGCGTTGCTAAAGGCGACATCTGGTATTACTTCCGGGTGCAGGATGCATCTGGACGAACGTTCACCAATCCGGGTAAGCTGCCTAACAATGTACAGGATCTTCACAACGTACGTTTCGGCCCAGACAACGTACCACCTACCATTACCTATAGCCCGACCAAAAACTTCATTTTCAACCCCGCCGTAGCCGATAGTTTGCCGGTTAACGCTGGTATATCGGATGATCGAAGTGTAGCCTATGTAAACACGAATATTGATTCTGTTTATATAGATTATCAAGTTAATGGTGTTAATCAGCCAAAACTTCCACTGGTTCTCGGTGCATTTACGGTTGATGGTACACCCTATGATAGCATCTACAGCAATCGAATCGTTTTTCCGGCAAATTCGCTGAAAGCCGGTGATAAAATCACGTATCGAATCGTAGCGCGTGATGCATCGCGCGCAAAAAATCAGACCGTCAGTCCGAAGACGGGCTTTTATGAACTAACCGTCGTAGCGCCTAAAGTACCTGTTGATCGCTATGTCAATACCTTTCAGGACGCCAGCGCTGCCGCCGACTTTGCGGGGTATCGATTTGGTATAGCTACTCCGTCGGGTTTCGCTGATCCTGCCATTCATTCGGAGCACCCGTATCAGAACGGGTCCGATTTTAAAGCGCAAAGCAACTACGAATATGTGCTGCTCGCTCCGGTCAGAATCAAGACCAATCCGGATAGCGCCGTAATGCGTTTTGACGAGATCGTATTGGTCGAGCCAAGCGACGCGGGTAGTGAATTCGGCAAGTCAGGCTTTTATGATTACGTGGTTGTAGAAGGATCGAGCGATAACGGACGTACCTGGAAGCCTTTCCTGACGGGTTACAATTCAAACAATCAGTACAACTGGTACGCGGCCTACAACAACAATCTTGTCAAGGGCGCAACGGCCCAAGAGACTAATTCTGCTACAGTTGGTACGCCCGCGCTTTACAAACGGCACGAGTTTTCGCTACTGAGTAACGGCAATTTCAAAGCGAATGACCAGGTGTTGATCCGCTTCCGACTTTTCGCTGATCAACTGGCGCACGGCTGGGGCTGGGCCATCGACAATTTGCAGATTCAGGTGCCCGCACCGCCCGTACTGGCGAACGAGCCAATTAGCGCGGGTACATTTTCTGTTTACCCGAATCCGATCAGTAGCGGTGGTGTTCAACTGGAAGCGGAGCTAATCAAGCCTGTTAGTGAAGTAGGCTTGTCGATTACTGGTGCCACCGGGCAGATGTTGCGGCAACTGAAGCTAAAAGTAAGTGGCAGAAAGCTGAGCGAACAAGTAGACATGAGCCAGTTGCCAATGGGTATCTATTTTCTGAAGCTGCAAACGGGCGAATCGGTACTGACGCAAAAAGTTATTATTGCGCGTTAG
- the msrB gene encoding peptide-methionine (R)-S-oxide reductase MsrB has protein sequence MIQKVIKTDEEWRRILTPEQYRVARGKGTERAFSGEYCEAHDPGVYACVCCGTELFESKTKFESGTGWPSFTEPIEEERIRLEKDYSYGMFRIEVLCNVCDAHLGHVFNDGPPPTGMRYCLNSVSLVLKRTVDTE, from the coding sequence ATGATTCAGAAGGTTATTAAAACGGACGAAGAGTGGCGTCGCATCCTGACGCCAGAGCAATATCGGGTGGCCCGTGGTAAAGGAACGGAGCGTGCTTTTTCGGGTGAGTACTGCGAAGCGCACGACCCCGGTGTGTACGCGTGTGTCTGTTGTGGTACGGAGTTATTCGAATCCAAAACAAAATTCGAATCGGGAACCGGCTGGCCTAGTTTTACAGAGCCAATCGAAGAAGAGCGCATTCGGCTGGAAAAAGACTACAGTTACGGGATGTTCCGCATCGAGGTCTTGTGCAACGTTTGTGACGCGCACCTCGGCCACGTCTTTAACGATGGTCCCCCGCCAACGGGTATGCGGTACTGCCTCAACTCGGTATCACTGGTCCTCAAACGAACGGTCGATACAGAATAA
- a CDS encoding RecQ family ATP-dependent DNA helicase, with protein sequence MTVRQILQQFWGYTSFRPLQEEIVNTVLERQDALVLMPTGGGKSICFQVPTLAMKGVCIVVTPLIALMKDQVEQLRKRGIPASAIYSGMHYREIDTALDNCIYGNTKFLYVSPERLRTEIVIERVKQMTVCLLAVDEAHCISAWGYDFRPPYLQIAEFRELIPDTPVIALTASATPDVQADIQEKLVLHGPDGGPPAVFRQTFARPNLSYSAVLEESKESRLFKILQNVPGCGIVYVRSRRQTQQIAQTLYRQGISADFYHAGLSTQQRAEKQDAWIQNRTRVMVATNAFGMGIDKPDVRVVVHLDVPDSLEAYYQEAGRAGRDGQKAYAVMLYTRNDLENLRYRTEQLYQPVDMLRRVYQALANYTAVPVGGGQFSSYDFDLHTFTHTFNLPAQETHYALKQLQLEGLIQLNENYFHPSRMIMVLDNRQLYEFQVLNSRFDSFLKLILRMYGGEVFTDFITISESALARAYLVNQDEVVTLLEQLHQRNVLVYEKQKDKPQLTFLTPRFDAPTLPVNTQELNRRKELALRKVQAATIYVEHPTQCRTRLLQAYFGEKPGEACGICDNCIKKRKSHEVGASVVRKQVREYVAMANGPGISPKQLAHYFSQADADALAQTLKQMLAEEEIRYTKSGNLTLNQ encoded by the coding sequence GTGACTGTTCGACAGATTTTACAGCAATTTTGGGGATACACTTCGTTCCGGCCTTTGCAGGAGGAGATCGTCAATACTGTGCTGGAGCGGCAGGATGCGCTGGTTTTGATGCCAACAGGCGGTGGTAAGTCGATCTGCTTTCAGGTGCCGACATTGGCCATGAAGGGCGTCTGCATCGTTGTGACCCCGTTGATTGCCCTGATGAAAGATCAGGTCGAACAGTTACGCAAGCGAGGAATTCCGGCGTCTGCTATTTACTCCGGCATGCATTACCGCGAGATAGACACGGCACTCGACAACTGCATCTACGGCAATACCAAATTTCTGTACGTTTCGCCCGAACGGTTGCGAACCGAAATTGTCATCGAGCGGGTAAAGCAGATGACCGTGTGTCTGCTGGCCGTTGATGAAGCGCACTGCATTTCAGCCTGGGGGTATGATTTTCGTCCTCCATACCTGCAAATCGCGGAGTTTCGTGAGCTTATTCCCGATACACCTGTTATCGCCCTGACCGCATCGGCAACGCCCGACGTTCAAGCCGATATTCAGGAAAAACTAGTTCTACACGGCCCCGACGGTGGCCCCCCTGCGGTCTTTCGGCAGACGTTTGCCCGGCCCAACCTGTCTTATTCTGCCGTTCTGGAAGAAAGTAAAGAGTCACGGCTGTTCAAGATCTTGCAGAATGTGCCGGGTTGCGGCATTGTCTACGTACGCAGCCGTCGGCAAACACAGCAGATAGCCCAGACGCTTTACCGGCAGGGCATCTCGGCGGATTTTTATCACGCTGGCCTGAGTACGCAGCAACGCGCTGAAAAGCAGGACGCCTGGATTCAGAACCGCACGCGCGTTATGGTAGCCACCAATGCGTTCGGTATGGGGATCGACAAGCCCGACGTGCGGGTTGTGGTGCATCTTGATGTGCCTGACTCGCTCGAAGCCTACTATCAGGAAGCCGGACGAGCAGGACGCGACGGGCAAAAAGCCTACGCGGTTATGCTGTACACACGGAATGATCTGGAAAACCTGCGCTACCGAACCGAGCAATTGTACCAGCCGGTCGATATGCTGCGTCGCGTGTATCAGGCGCTGGCTAATTACACCGCTGTGCCCGTTGGCGGGGGGCAGTTCAGCAGTTATGATTTCGACCTGCACACGTTTACGCACACGTTTAACTTACCTGCTCAGGAAACGCACTACGCGCTCAAGCAACTTCAACTGGAAGGGTTGATTCAGCTCAACGAAAATTATTTCCACCCCTCCCGCATGATCATGGTACTGGATAATCGTCAATTGTACGAGTTTCAGGTGCTGAACTCCCGATTTGATTCCTTCCTGAAACTCATTCTGCGCATGTACGGTGGCGAGGTATTCACTGATTTCATTACGATTTCGGAGTCGGCGCTGGCGCGTGCCTATCTGGTCAATCAGGATGAGGTTGTTACGTTGCTGGAACAGCTTCATCAGCGAAACGTGCTGGTTTACGAGAAGCAGAAAGACAAGCCCCAGCTAACGTTCCTGACCCCCCGCTTCGATGCGCCAACGCTTCCGGTCAACACCCAGGAGTTGAACCGACGCAAGGAGTTGGCCCTGCGAAAAGTACAGGCCGCAACGATTTATGTTGAGCATCCGACGCAATGCCGTACCCGACTATTACAAGCCTACTTCGGCGAGAAGCCGGGCGAAGCCTGTGGTATCTGCGACAACTGCATTAAAAAGCGTAAGAGTCACGAGGTGGGAGCGTCGGTGGTGCGCAAACAGGTTCGGGAGTACGTTGCGATGGCGAATGGTCCGGGCATATCCCCGAAACAATTGGCTCATTATTTTTCGCAAGCCGACGCTGATGCACTCGCTCAGACGTTGAAACAAATGCTGGCTGAAGAAGAAATCCGGTACACCAAAAGTGGCAATCTGACCCTAAATCAATAG
- a CDS encoding DUF2141 domain-containing protein yields the protein MKNLIPTLALLISVLSNAFATTTTPTKPTSETATHKLTVTITQVNKRTGKLYVGLATDEATFKGTSAETKAVDVPPSGEITVTFDNLPEGRYAVRVYQDLNDNKKMDFSGQMPTEPFGFSNVAMLMGPPNFDQSSFDLNESKAVKIIMMEM from the coding sequence ATGAAAAACCTTATCCCTACTCTCGCTTTGTTGATCAGTGTATTATCAAACGCGTTTGCAACAACCACAACTCCTACCAAACCAACCTCTGAGACGGCCACACATAAACTAACCGTCACGATCACGCAGGTCAACAAGCGGACTGGCAAGCTATACGTAGGGCTGGCAACCGATGAGGCTACCTTCAAAGGAACATCAGCAGAAACCAAAGCGGTTGACGTTCCCCCATCCGGCGAAATCACCGTAACATTCGATAACCTGCCCGAAGGTCGTTATGCCGTGCGCGTTTATCAGGATTTGAACGATAACAAAAAGATGGATTTTTCGGGTCAGATGCCTACTGAGCCATTTGGATTCTCGAACGTAGCTATGCTTATGGGACCCCCTAACTTCGATCAAAGCTCGTTTGATTTGAATGAAAGCAAAGCCGTGAAAATTATCATGATGGAGATGTAA
- a CDS encoding SDR family oxidoreductase gives MEQTEFRPQSEEISGQQLPYPARQSDMDPAPDSDLSNYKPAGKLTDKVAIITGADSGIGRAVAIAFAMEGADVAVVYNENTDDAKYTQRIVESKGRSCLLIKADVRDSAACQNAVQQTVDRYGKLNILINNAAYQMAQESIEDITEEQFRRTFETNIFGYFFMAKAALPHLHEGDAIVNTGSIVGIVGNPILLDYTATKGAIHAFTKSLAIQLGKRKIRVNCVAPGPVWTPNIPATMPEDEVKNFGHEVALARPGQPEELAPAYVLLASSEGSFMTGSIVEVTGGKLG, from the coding sequence ATGGAACAAACGGAATTTCGGCCTCAGTCTGAAGAGATTTCAGGCCAGCAACTTCCCTACCCAGCCCGGCAGTCCGACATGGACCCGGCCCCCGACAGCGATCTCTCCAATTATAAGCCCGCTGGCAAGCTTACCGATAAGGTAGCCATCATCACAGGAGCCGATTCTGGCATTGGCCGGGCCGTAGCCATTGCCTTCGCAATGGAAGGTGCCGATGTTGCCGTCGTCTACAACGAAAACACCGACGATGCCAAATACACCCAACGGATTGTTGAAAGCAAGGGCCGGTCGTGCCTACTCATCAAAGCCGACGTGCGGGATTCAGCAGCCTGTCAGAACGCTGTGCAGCAAACCGTTGATCGGTATGGTAAGCTCAACATTCTGATCAACAATGCAGCCTATCAAATGGCGCAGGAGTCGATTGAGGACATCACCGAAGAACAGTTTCGCCGGACCTTCGAGACCAACATCTTTGGGTATTTCTTCATGGCCAAAGCGGCTTTACCTCATCTGCACGAAGGCGACGCTATTGTCAATACGGGTAGTATCGTTGGCATTGTCGGCAATCCAATCCTGCTCGATTATACAGCGACGAAAGGTGCAATTCACGCGTTCACCAAATCGCTGGCGATTCAGCTAGGCAAGCGTAAAATCCGCGTAAACTGCGTTGCACCCGGCCCCGTCTGGACGCCCAATATTCCGGCAACAATGCCAGAAGATGAAGTCAAAAACTTTGGGCATGAAGTAGCGCTTGCCCGTCCCGGACAACCCGAAGAGCTGGCTCCCGCCTACGTATTGCTGGCATCCAGCGAGGGTAGTTTTATGACGGGCAGTATTGTGGAAGTTACGGGCGGCAAACTCGGATAA
- a CDS encoding gluconate 2-dehydrogenase subunit 3 family protein encodes MHFHYPPGTVRALLNTNEVTEATRQALLERLNALPRQPTFFSNDEFVLLQAICDRLIPQDDRPEPVRIADSIDERLSQNKANGWRYDIMPNDGDAYKLGLQGINESAMILHQQPFLSLSGDQQDEVLKAVQEMEAPGKTWEQLPADRFFEELLAEAVEQYYSHPLAQEEIGYVGMADTQTWKRIGLNQLEDREPRAVNGE; translated from the coding sequence ATGCACTTCCATTATCCGCCGGGCACCGTCCGGGCGCTGCTCAATACGAACGAGGTTACCGAAGCGACTCGCCAGGCCTTACTGGAACGGCTCAACGCCCTTCCTCGCCAGCCTACCTTCTTCTCAAACGATGAATTTGTCTTACTCCAGGCGATCTGTGATCGATTGATTCCCCAGGATGATCGCCCGGAGCCTGTTCGCATTGCCGATAGTATCGACGAACGGCTTTCGCAAAACAAAGCCAACGGCTGGCGTTACGATATAATGCCGAACGATGGCGACGCGTATAAGCTCGGCTTGCAGGGTATCAATGAAAGTGCCATGATCCTCCATCAACAGCCTTTTCTTAGCCTGTCGGGTGATCAGCAGGATGAGGTTCTGAAGGCGGTGCAGGAGATGGAAGCCCCCGGAAAAACGTGGGAACAGCTACCTGCGGACCGTTTTTTTGAGGAACTGCTGGCCGAAGCGGTCGAACAGTACTACAGTCACCCACTGGCGCAAGAGGAAATTGGCTATGTCGGTATGGCTGATACCCAAACCTGGAAACGAATCGGCCTAAACCAACTGGAAGATCGTGAGCCAAGAGCCGTGAACGGCGAATAA